One stretch of Heliangelus exortis chromosome 24, bHelExo1.hap1, whole genome shotgun sequence DNA includes these proteins:
- the EPB41 gene encoding protein 4.1 isoform X41: protein MTTEKSLAADADNSEQQRAKEEEGAAETQTKQEASLEEGAQLEGQPAVGQKQKTSNGDTATHEEQNKKERRTAEGRGLSRLFSSFLRRPKSQVSEEDKDTDATKEVGGDQKDPGLGASPDEDILVKAPIAAPEPELKTDPSLDLHSLSSAETQPAQEERREDQEPDSRELEGKEGGEAKEERAKPETKQETPETKAEKDLKAAQRAVKRHRNMYCKVALLDDTIFECAVDKHAKGQDLLKKVCDHLNLLEEDYFGLAIWDTPTSRTWLDPAKEIKKQVHGGPWDFTFNVKFYPPDPAQLTEDITRYYLCLQLRQDINSGRLPCSFATLALLGSYTVQSELGDYDPELHGPDYISEFKLAPNQSKELEEKVVELHKTYRSMTPAQADLEFLENAKKLSMYGVDLHHAKDLEGVDITLGVCSSGLLVYKDKLRINRFPWPKVLKISYKRSSFFIKIRPGEQEQYESTIGFKLPSYRAAKKLWKVCVEHHTFFRLTSTEAIPKSRFLALGSKFRYSGRTQAQTRQASALIDRPAPQFERTASKRASRSLDGVAVITPEKSPRPTSAPAIAQTQAAEPVPAKPAPKDVVTTSKVEKPPAKPDVRREEIPPEKAKPEPADASKVRKTHTEVTVPTTNGDQPQQPAEKEEELIRMRKKRSKRLDGENIYIRHSNLMLEDLDKTQEEIKKHHANISELKKNFMESVPEPRPSEWDKRLSTHSPFRTLNVNGQIPSGTDGVKKVTVLSSERQSPSYFLPNTRHLGVCKDPLPKHHTDQRRLAQLRELRAKFFLS, encoded by the exons ATGACAACAGAGAAGAGTTTAGCGGCGGACGCCGACAACTCGGAGCAGCAGCGAgccaaggaggaggaaggagctgctgaaacACAGACAAAGCAAGAAGCTTCCCTAGAGGAAGGGGCTCAGCTGGAGGGACAGCCAGCAGTGGGGCAGAAGCAGAAGACCTCCAACGGTGACACAGCCACACACGAGGAGCAGAACAAGAAGGAACGCCGCACCGCCGAGGGCCGGGGGCTCTCCCGCCTCTTCTCATCCTTTCTCAGGAGGCCCAAGTCTCAGGTGTCCGAAGAGGACAAAGACACTGATGCTACTAAAGAGGTGGGAGGTGACCAGAAAGACCCAGGATTAGGAGCCAGCCCTGATGAGGACATCCTGGTGAAAGCCCCAATTGCAGCTCCCGAGCCTGAGCTGAAAACCGACCCATCCTTAGATCTCCATTCCTTAAGCAGTGCAGAAACACAG cctgcacaggaggagaggagggaggacCAGGAGCCAGACAGCAGAGAGCTCGAGGgcaaggaaggaggagaagcaaaggaagaacGTGCCAAGCCAGAGACCAAACAAGAGACTCCAGAGACCAAAGCTGAGAAGGATttgaaagctgcccagagagcagtaaaaagacacagaaacatGTACTGCAAAGTTGCCCTGCTGGATGACACCATTTTTGAGTGTGCTGTGGAT AAACATGCCAAGGGGCAAGATCTACTTAAAAAAGTCTGTGACCACCTGAACCTTCTGGAAGAAGACTACTTTGGTTTGGCCATATGGGACACCCCAACCTCCAGG ACGTGGCTGGATCCTGCCAAAGAAATCAAAAAGCAGGTTCATG GAGGCCCCTGGGATTTCACCTTCAATGTCAAGTTTTACCCACCGGATCCTGCGCAGCTGACGGAGGACATAACCAG gTATTACTTGTGTCTTCAGCTCAGACAAGACATCAATTCGGGGCGGCTGCCCTGTTCCTTTGCAACTTTGGCTCTGCTGGGTTCCTACACGGTCCAGTCTGAGTTGGGAGACTATGACCCCGAGCTGCATGGCCCAGATTACATCAGTGAATTTAAATTGGCCCCAAATCAGTCAAAAGAGCTCGAAGAGAAGGTGGTGGAGCTTCATAAAACATACAG aTCCATGACTCCAGCTCAGGCAGACCTGGAATTCCTTGAGAATGCAAAGAAGCTGTCTATGTATGGAGTCGACCTTCACCATGCCAAG GACTTGGAAGGGGTGGATATCACTCTGGGAGTCTGTTCCAGTGGCCTTCTTGTTTACAAAGATAAGCTGAGAATCAACCGCTTCCCCTGGCCCAAAGTCCTCAAGATCTCCTACAAACGCAGCAGCTTCTTCATCAAGATCCGGCCcggggag CAAGAACAGTATGAAAGTACAATTGGATTCAAGCTACCAAGTTACCGGGCAGCCAAGAAACTGTGGAAAGTATGTGTTGAACATCACACCTTTTTCAG gctgacTTCCACCGAGGCCATCCCAAAGAGCAGGTTCCTGGCTCTGGGCTCCAAATTCCGCTACAGTGGGCGGACACAGGCTCAGACCCGGCAGGCGAGCGCCCTGATCGACCGCCCTGCCCCGCAGTTTGAGCGCACAGCAAGTAAGAGAGCTTCCAGGAGCCTGGATGGAG TGGCCGTGATAACCCCTGAGAAGAGTCCCCGTCCCACCTCTGCCCCAGCCATTGCTCAGACCCAAGCTGCAGAACCAGTCCCTGCTAAGCCTGCCCCGAAGGACGTGGTCACCACTTCTAAAGTAGAAAAACCACCAGCAAAACCTGATGTGAGGCGTGAAGAAATCCCACCAGAGAAAGCCAAGCCAGAGCCAGCAGATGCATCAAAG GTGAGGAAAACGCACACTGAGGTCACAGTCCCCACCACGAATGGTGACCAGCCCCAG cagcctgcagaaaaagaggaagagctgATAAGAATGAGGAAG aagAGATCAAAGAGGCTAGATGGTGAAAACATTTATATCAGGCATAGCAATTTAATGTTGGAG GATCTGGATAAGACCCAAGAAGAAATCAAGAAGCATCACGCCAACATCAGTGAACTGAAGAAGAATTTCATGGAGTCTGTCCCAGAACCTCGGCCCAGTGAATGGGACAAACGTTTGTCCACTCACTCTCCTTTCCGAACCCTCAACGTCAACGGGCAGATTCCCTCGGGCACGGATGGA GTCAAGAAAGTCACTGTCCTATCTTCTGAGAGACAG TCTCCCAGCTACTTTCTCCCCAATACTCGTCACTTAGGGGTGTGCAAAGATCCACTCCCAAAGCACCACACTGACCAAAGGAGGTTAGCTCAGCTCAGAGAGCTCAGAGCcaagtttttcctctcctaG
- the EPB41 gene encoding protein 4.1 isoform X40 yields MTTEKSLAADADNSEQQRAKEEEGAAETQTKQEASLEEGAQLEGQPAVGQKQKTSNGDTATHEEQNKKERRTAEGRGLSRLFSSFLRRPKSQVSEEDKDTDATKEVGGDQKDPGLGASPDEDILVKAPIAAPEPELKTDPSLDLHSLSSAETQPAQEERREDQEPDSRELEGKEGGEAKEERAKPETKQETPETKAEKDLKAAQRAVKRHRNMYCKVALLDDTIFECAVDKHAKGQDLLKKVCDHLNLLEEDYFGLAIWDTPTSRTWLDPAKEIKKQVHGGPWDFTFNVKFYPPDPAQLTEDITRYYLCLQLRQDINSGRLPCSFATLALLGSYTVQSELGDYDPELHGPDYISEFKLAPNQSKELEEKVVELHKTYRSMTPAQADLEFLENAKKLSMYGVDLHHAKDLEGVDITLGVCSSGLLVYKDKLRINRFPWPKVLKISYKRSSFFIKIRPGEQEQYESTIGFKLPSYRAAKKLWKVCVEHHTFFRLTSTEAIPKSRFLALGSKFRYSGRTQAQTRQASALIDRPAPQFERTASKRASRSLDGAVAVITPEKSPRPTSAPAIAQTQAAEPVPAKPAPKDVVTTSKVEKPPAKPDVRREEIPPEKAKPEPADASKVRKTHTEVTVPTTNGDQPQQPAEKEEELIRMRKKRSKRLDGENIYIRHSNLMLEDLDKTQEEIKKHHANISELKKNFMESVPEPRPSEWDKRLSTHSPFRTLNVNGQIPSGTDGVKKVTVLSSERQSPSYFLPNTRHLGVCKDPLPKHHTDQRRLAQLRELRAKFFLS; encoded by the exons ATGACAACAGAGAAGAGTTTAGCGGCGGACGCCGACAACTCGGAGCAGCAGCGAgccaaggaggaggaaggagctgctgaaacACAGACAAAGCAAGAAGCTTCCCTAGAGGAAGGGGCTCAGCTGGAGGGACAGCCAGCAGTGGGGCAGAAGCAGAAGACCTCCAACGGTGACACAGCCACACACGAGGAGCAGAACAAGAAGGAACGCCGCACCGCCGAGGGCCGGGGGCTCTCCCGCCTCTTCTCATCCTTTCTCAGGAGGCCCAAGTCTCAGGTGTCCGAAGAGGACAAAGACACTGATGCTACTAAAGAGGTGGGAGGTGACCAGAAAGACCCAGGATTAGGAGCCAGCCCTGATGAGGACATCCTGGTGAAAGCCCCAATTGCAGCTCCCGAGCCTGAGCTGAAAACCGACCCATCCTTAGATCTCCATTCCTTAAGCAGTGCAGAAACACAG cctgcacaggaggagaggagggaggacCAGGAGCCAGACAGCAGAGAGCTCGAGGgcaaggaaggaggagaagcaaaggaagaacGTGCCAAGCCAGAGACCAAACAAGAGACTCCAGAGACCAAAGCTGAGAAGGATttgaaagctgcccagagagcagtaaaaagacacagaaacatGTACTGCAAAGTTGCCCTGCTGGATGACACCATTTTTGAGTGTGCTGTGGAT AAACATGCCAAGGGGCAAGATCTACTTAAAAAAGTCTGTGACCACCTGAACCTTCTGGAAGAAGACTACTTTGGTTTGGCCATATGGGACACCCCAACCTCCAGG ACGTGGCTGGATCCTGCCAAAGAAATCAAAAAGCAGGTTCATG GAGGCCCCTGGGATTTCACCTTCAATGTCAAGTTTTACCCACCGGATCCTGCGCAGCTGACGGAGGACATAACCAG gTATTACTTGTGTCTTCAGCTCAGACAAGACATCAATTCGGGGCGGCTGCCCTGTTCCTTTGCAACTTTGGCTCTGCTGGGTTCCTACACGGTCCAGTCTGAGTTGGGAGACTATGACCCCGAGCTGCATGGCCCAGATTACATCAGTGAATTTAAATTGGCCCCAAATCAGTCAAAAGAGCTCGAAGAGAAGGTGGTGGAGCTTCATAAAACATACAG aTCCATGACTCCAGCTCAGGCAGACCTGGAATTCCTTGAGAATGCAAAGAAGCTGTCTATGTATGGAGTCGACCTTCACCATGCCAAG GACTTGGAAGGGGTGGATATCACTCTGGGAGTCTGTTCCAGTGGCCTTCTTGTTTACAAAGATAAGCTGAGAATCAACCGCTTCCCCTGGCCCAAAGTCCTCAAGATCTCCTACAAACGCAGCAGCTTCTTCATCAAGATCCGGCCcggggag CAAGAACAGTATGAAAGTACAATTGGATTCAAGCTACCAAGTTACCGGGCAGCCAAGAAACTGTGGAAAGTATGTGTTGAACATCACACCTTTTTCAG gctgacTTCCACCGAGGCCATCCCAAAGAGCAGGTTCCTGGCTCTGGGCTCCAAATTCCGCTACAGTGGGCGGACACAGGCTCAGACCCGGCAGGCGAGCGCCCTGATCGACCGCCCTGCCCCGCAGTTTGAGCGCACAGCAAGTAAGAGAGCTTCCAGGAGCCTGGATGGAG CAGTGGCCGTGATAACCCCTGAGAAGAGTCCCCGTCCCACCTCTGCCCCAGCCATTGCTCAGACCCAAGCTGCAGAACCAGTCCCTGCTAAGCCTGCCCCGAAGGACGTGGTCACCACTTCTAAAGTAGAAAAACCACCAGCAAAACCTGATGTGAGGCGTGAAGAAATCCCACCAGAGAAAGCCAAGCCAGAGCCAGCAGATGCATCAAAG GTGAGGAAAACGCACACTGAGGTCACAGTCCCCACCACGAATGGTGACCAGCCCCAG cagcctgcagaaaaagaggaagagctgATAAGAATGAGGAAG aagAGATCAAAGAGGCTAGATGGTGAAAACATTTATATCAGGCATAGCAATTTAATGTTGGAG GATCTGGATAAGACCCAAGAAGAAATCAAGAAGCATCACGCCAACATCAGTGAACTGAAGAAGAATTTCATGGAGTCTGTCCCAGAACCTCGGCCCAGTGAATGGGACAAACGTTTGTCCACTCACTCTCCTTTCCGAACCCTCAACGTCAACGGGCAGATTCCCTCGGGCACGGATGGA GTCAAGAAAGTCACTGTCCTATCTTCTGAGAGACAG TCTCCCAGCTACTTTCTCCCCAATACTCGTCACTTAGGGGTGTGCAAAGATCCACTCCCAAAGCACCACACTGACCAAAGGAGGTTAGCTCAGCTCAGAGAGCTCAGAGCcaagtttttcctctcctaG
- the EPB41 gene encoding protein 4.1 isoform X29 — translation MYCKVALLDDTIFECAVDKHAKGQDLLKKVCDHLNLLEEDYFGLAIWDTPTSRTWLDPAKEIKKQVHGGPWDFTFNVKFYPPDPAQLTEDITRYYLCLQLRQDINSGRLPCSFATLALLGSYTVQSELGDYDPELHGPDYISEFKLAPNQSKELEEKVVELHKTYRSMTPAQADLEFLENAKKLSMYGVDLHHAKDLEGVDITLGVCSSGLLVYKDKLRINRFPWPKVLKISYKRSSFFIKIRPGEQEQYESTIGFKLPSYRAAKKLWKVCVEHHTFFRLTSTEAIPKSRFLALGSKFRYSGRTQAQTRQASALIDRPAPQFERTASKRASRSLDGAKRATQKVEFRALEEEKQEEVVVVEVPEPKPVDQIREKPAKHVLETFEMKPIAEEEEEEEKVEVVKVPVAEPKFLEPLQPRSAVAVITPEKSPRPTSAPAIAQTQAAEPVPAKPAPKDVVTTSKVEKPPAKPDVRREEIPPEKAKPEPADASKVRKTHTEVTVPTTNGDQPQQQPAEKEEELIRMRKKRSKRLDGENIYIRHSNLMLEDLDKTQEEIKKHHANISELKKNFMESVPEPRPSEWDKRLSTHSPFRTLNVNGQIPSGTDGSPSYFLPNTRHLGVCKDPLPKHHTDQRRLAQLRELRAKFFLS, via the exons atGTACTGCAAAGTTGCCCTGCTGGATGACACCATTTTTGAGTGTGCTGTGGAT AAACATGCCAAGGGGCAAGATCTACTTAAAAAAGTCTGTGACCACCTGAACCTTCTGGAAGAAGACTACTTTGGTTTGGCCATATGGGACACCCCAACCTCCAGG ACGTGGCTGGATCCTGCCAAAGAAATCAAAAAGCAGGTTCATG GAGGCCCCTGGGATTTCACCTTCAATGTCAAGTTTTACCCACCGGATCCTGCGCAGCTGACGGAGGACATAACCAG gTATTACTTGTGTCTTCAGCTCAGACAAGACATCAATTCGGGGCGGCTGCCCTGTTCCTTTGCAACTTTGGCTCTGCTGGGTTCCTACACGGTCCAGTCTGAGTTGGGAGACTATGACCCCGAGCTGCATGGCCCAGATTACATCAGTGAATTTAAATTGGCCCCAAATCAGTCAAAAGAGCTCGAAGAGAAGGTGGTGGAGCTTCATAAAACATACAG aTCCATGACTCCAGCTCAGGCAGACCTGGAATTCCTTGAGAATGCAAAGAAGCTGTCTATGTATGGAGTCGACCTTCACCATGCCAAG GACTTGGAAGGGGTGGATATCACTCTGGGAGTCTGTTCCAGTGGCCTTCTTGTTTACAAAGATAAGCTGAGAATCAACCGCTTCCCCTGGCCCAAAGTCCTCAAGATCTCCTACAAACGCAGCAGCTTCTTCATCAAGATCCGGCCcggggag CAAGAACAGTATGAAAGTACAATTGGATTCAAGCTACCAAGTTACCGGGCAGCCAAGAAACTGTGGAAAGTATGTGTTGAACATCACACCTTTTTCAG gctgacTTCCACCGAGGCCATCCCAAAGAGCAGGTTCCTGGCTCTGGGCTCCAAATTCCGCTACAGTGGGCGGACACAGGCTCAGACCCGGCAGGCGAGCGCCCTGATCGACCGCCCTGCCCCGCAGTTTGAGCGCACAGCAAGTAAGAGAGCTTCCAGGAGCCTGGATGGAG CTAAACGTGCGACTCAAAAAGTTGAGTTCAGAGCCCtagaggaagagaagcaggaggaggtggtggtggttgaGGTTCCTGAACCAAAACCCGTGGATCAGATCCGAGAGAAGCCAG CCAAACACGTTCTTGAAACTTTTGAAATGAAACCCattgcagaggaggaagaggaggaggagaaggtagAGGTGGTTAAGGTTCCTGTTGCTGAGCCAAAGTTCCTGGAGCCGTTGCAGCCGCGGTCAG CAGTGGCCGTGATAACCCCTGAGAAGAGTCCCCGTCCCACCTCTGCCCCAGCCATTGCTCAGACCCAAGCTGCAGAACCAGTCCCTGCTAAGCCTGCCCCGAAGGACGTGGTCACCACTTCTAAAGTAGAAAAACCACCAGCAAAACCTGATGTGAGGCGTGAAGAAATCCCACCAGAGAAAGCCAAGCCAGAGCCAGCAGATGCATCAAAG GTGAGGAAAACGCACACTGAGGTCACAGTCCCCACCACGAATGGTGACCAGCCCCAG cagcagcctgcagaaaaagaggaagagctgATAAGAATGAGGAAG aagAGATCAAAGAGGCTAGATGGTGAAAACATTTATATCAGGCATAGCAATTTAATGTTGGAG GATCTGGATAAGACCCAAGAAGAAATCAAGAAGCATCACGCCAACATCAGTGAACTGAAGAAGAATTTCATGGAGTCTGTCCCAGAACCTCGGCCCAGTGAATGGGACAAACGTTTGTCCACTCACTCTCCTTTCCGAACCCTCAACGTCAACGGGCAGATTCCCTCGGGCACGGATGGA TCTCCCAGCTACTTTCTCCCCAATACTCGTCACTTAGGGGTGTGCAAAGATCCACTCCCAAAGCACCACACTGACCAAAGGAGGTTAGCTCAGCTCAGAGAGCTCAGAGCcaagtttttcctctcctaG
- the EPB41 gene encoding protein 4.1 isoform X27: MYCKVALLDDTIFECAVDKHAKGQDLLKKVCDHLNLLEEDYFGLAIWDTPTSRTWLDPAKEIKKQVHGGPWDFTFNVKFYPPDPAQLTEDITRYYLCLQLRQDINSGRLPCSFATLALLGSYTVQSELGDYDPELHGPDYISEFKLAPNQSKELEEKVVELHKTYRSMTPAQADLEFLENAKKLSMYGVDLHHAKDLEGVDITLGVCSSGLLVYKDKLRINRFPWPKVLKISYKRSSFFIKIRPGEQEQYESTIGFKLPSYRAAKKLWKVCVEHHTFFRLTSTEAIPKSRFLALGSKFRYSGRTQAQTRQASALIDRPAPQFERTASKRASRSLDGAKRATQKVEFRALEEEKQEEVVVVEVPEPKPVDQIREKPAKHVLETFEMKPIAEEEEEEEKVEVVKVPVAEPKFLEPLQPRSAVAVITPEKSPRPTSAPAIAQTQAAEPVPAKPAPKDVVTTSKVEKPPAKPDVRREEIPPEKAKPEPADASKVRKTHTEVTVPTTNGDQPQQQPAEKEEELIRMRKKRSKRLDGENIYIRHSNLMLEDLDKTQEEIKKHHANISELKKNFMESVPEPRPSEWDKRLSTHSPFRTLNVNGQIPSGTDGVKKVTVLSSERQSPSYFLPNTRHLGVCKDPLPKHHTDQRRLAQLRELRAKFFLS, from the exons atGTACTGCAAAGTTGCCCTGCTGGATGACACCATTTTTGAGTGTGCTGTGGAT AAACATGCCAAGGGGCAAGATCTACTTAAAAAAGTCTGTGACCACCTGAACCTTCTGGAAGAAGACTACTTTGGTTTGGCCATATGGGACACCCCAACCTCCAGG ACGTGGCTGGATCCTGCCAAAGAAATCAAAAAGCAGGTTCATG GAGGCCCCTGGGATTTCACCTTCAATGTCAAGTTTTACCCACCGGATCCTGCGCAGCTGACGGAGGACATAACCAG gTATTACTTGTGTCTTCAGCTCAGACAAGACATCAATTCGGGGCGGCTGCCCTGTTCCTTTGCAACTTTGGCTCTGCTGGGTTCCTACACGGTCCAGTCTGAGTTGGGAGACTATGACCCCGAGCTGCATGGCCCAGATTACATCAGTGAATTTAAATTGGCCCCAAATCAGTCAAAAGAGCTCGAAGAGAAGGTGGTGGAGCTTCATAAAACATACAG aTCCATGACTCCAGCTCAGGCAGACCTGGAATTCCTTGAGAATGCAAAGAAGCTGTCTATGTATGGAGTCGACCTTCACCATGCCAAG GACTTGGAAGGGGTGGATATCACTCTGGGAGTCTGTTCCAGTGGCCTTCTTGTTTACAAAGATAAGCTGAGAATCAACCGCTTCCCCTGGCCCAAAGTCCTCAAGATCTCCTACAAACGCAGCAGCTTCTTCATCAAGATCCGGCCcggggag CAAGAACAGTATGAAAGTACAATTGGATTCAAGCTACCAAGTTACCGGGCAGCCAAGAAACTGTGGAAAGTATGTGTTGAACATCACACCTTTTTCAG gctgacTTCCACCGAGGCCATCCCAAAGAGCAGGTTCCTGGCTCTGGGCTCCAAATTCCGCTACAGTGGGCGGACACAGGCTCAGACCCGGCAGGCGAGCGCCCTGATCGACCGCCCTGCCCCGCAGTTTGAGCGCACAGCAAGTAAGAGAGCTTCCAGGAGCCTGGATGGAG CTAAACGTGCGACTCAAAAAGTTGAGTTCAGAGCCCtagaggaagagaagcaggaggaggtggtggtggttgaGGTTCCTGAACCAAAACCCGTGGATCAGATCCGAGAGAAGCCAG CCAAACACGTTCTTGAAACTTTTGAAATGAAACCCattgcagaggaggaagaggaggaggagaaggtagAGGTGGTTAAGGTTCCTGTTGCTGAGCCAAAGTTCCTGGAGCCGTTGCAGCCGCGGTCAG CAGTGGCCGTGATAACCCCTGAGAAGAGTCCCCGTCCCACCTCTGCCCCAGCCATTGCTCAGACCCAAGCTGCAGAACCAGTCCCTGCTAAGCCTGCCCCGAAGGACGTGGTCACCACTTCTAAAGTAGAAAAACCACCAGCAAAACCTGATGTGAGGCGTGAAGAAATCCCACCAGAGAAAGCCAAGCCAGAGCCAGCAGATGCATCAAAG GTGAGGAAAACGCACACTGAGGTCACAGTCCCCACCACGAATGGTGACCAGCCCCAG cagcagcctgcagaaaaagaggaagagctgATAAGAATGAGGAAG aagAGATCAAAGAGGCTAGATGGTGAAAACATTTATATCAGGCATAGCAATTTAATGTTGGAG GATCTGGATAAGACCCAAGAAGAAATCAAGAAGCATCACGCCAACATCAGTGAACTGAAGAAGAATTTCATGGAGTCTGTCCCAGAACCTCGGCCCAGTGAATGGGACAAACGTTTGTCCACTCACTCTCCTTTCCGAACCCTCAACGTCAACGGGCAGATTCCCTCGGGCACGGATGGA GTCAAGAAAGTCACTGTCCTATCTTCTGAGAGACAG TCTCCCAGCTACTTTCTCCCCAATACTCGTCACTTAGGGGTGTGCAAAGATCCACTCCCAAAGCACCACACTGACCAAAGGAGGTTAGCTCAGCTCAGAGAGCTCAGAGCcaagtttttcctctcctaG
- the EPB41 gene encoding protein 4.1 isoform X34, which translates to MYCKVALLDDTIFECAVDKHAKGQDLLKKVCDHLNLLEEDYFGLAIWDTPTSRTWLDPAKEIKKQVHGGPWDFTFNVKFYPPDPAQLTEDITRYYLCLQLRQDINSGRLPCSFATLALLGSYTVQSELGDYDPELHGPDYISEFKLAPNQSKELEEKVVELHKTYRSMTPAQADLEFLENAKKLSMYGVDLHHAKDLEGVDITLGVCSSGLLVYKDKLRINRFPWPKVLKISYKRSSFFIKIRPGEQEQYESTIGFKLPSYRAAKKLWKVCVEHHTFFRLTSTEAIPKSRFLALGSKFRYSGRTQAQTRQASALIDRPAPQFERTASKRASRSLDGAKRATQKVEFRALEEEKQEEVVVVEVPEPKPVDQIREKPAKHVLETFEMKPIAEEEEEEEKVEVVKVPVAEPKFLEPLQPRSAVAVITPEKSPRPTSAPAIAQTQAAEPVPAKPAPKDVVTTSKVEKPPAKPDVRREEIPPEKAKPEPADASKVRKTHTEVTVPTTNGDQPQQQPAEKEEELIRMRKKRSKRLDGENIYIRHSNLMLEDLDKTQEEIKKHHANISELKKNFMESVPEPRPSEWDKRLSTHSPFRTLNVNGQIPSGTDG; encoded by the exons atGTACTGCAAAGTTGCCCTGCTGGATGACACCATTTTTGAGTGTGCTGTGGAT AAACATGCCAAGGGGCAAGATCTACTTAAAAAAGTCTGTGACCACCTGAACCTTCTGGAAGAAGACTACTTTGGTTTGGCCATATGGGACACCCCAACCTCCAGG ACGTGGCTGGATCCTGCCAAAGAAATCAAAAAGCAGGTTCATG GAGGCCCCTGGGATTTCACCTTCAATGTCAAGTTTTACCCACCGGATCCTGCGCAGCTGACGGAGGACATAACCAG gTATTACTTGTGTCTTCAGCTCAGACAAGACATCAATTCGGGGCGGCTGCCCTGTTCCTTTGCAACTTTGGCTCTGCTGGGTTCCTACACGGTCCAGTCTGAGTTGGGAGACTATGACCCCGAGCTGCATGGCCCAGATTACATCAGTGAATTTAAATTGGCCCCAAATCAGTCAAAAGAGCTCGAAGAGAAGGTGGTGGAGCTTCATAAAACATACAG aTCCATGACTCCAGCTCAGGCAGACCTGGAATTCCTTGAGAATGCAAAGAAGCTGTCTATGTATGGAGTCGACCTTCACCATGCCAAG GACTTGGAAGGGGTGGATATCACTCTGGGAGTCTGTTCCAGTGGCCTTCTTGTTTACAAAGATAAGCTGAGAATCAACCGCTTCCCCTGGCCCAAAGTCCTCAAGATCTCCTACAAACGCAGCAGCTTCTTCATCAAGATCCGGCCcggggag CAAGAACAGTATGAAAGTACAATTGGATTCAAGCTACCAAGTTACCGGGCAGCCAAGAAACTGTGGAAAGTATGTGTTGAACATCACACCTTTTTCAG gctgacTTCCACCGAGGCCATCCCAAAGAGCAGGTTCCTGGCTCTGGGCTCCAAATTCCGCTACAGTGGGCGGACACAGGCTCAGACCCGGCAGGCGAGCGCCCTGATCGACCGCCCTGCCCCGCAGTTTGAGCGCACAGCAAGTAAGAGAGCTTCCAGGAGCCTGGATGGAG CTAAACGTGCGACTCAAAAAGTTGAGTTCAGAGCCCtagaggaagagaagcaggaggaggtggtggtggttgaGGTTCCTGAACCAAAACCCGTGGATCAGATCCGAGAGAAGCCAG CCAAACACGTTCTTGAAACTTTTGAAATGAAACCCattgcagaggaggaagaggaggaggagaaggtagAGGTGGTTAAGGTTCCTGTTGCTGAGCCAAAGTTCCTGGAGCCGTTGCAGCCGCGGTCAG CAGTGGCCGTGATAACCCCTGAGAAGAGTCCCCGTCCCACCTCTGCCCCAGCCATTGCTCAGACCCAAGCTGCAGAACCAGTCCCTGCTAAGCCTGCCCCGAAGGACGTGGTCACCACTTCTAAAGTAGAAAAACCACCAGCAAAACCTGATGTGAGGCGTGAAGAAATCCCACCAGAGAAAGCCAAGCCAGAGCCAGCAGATGCATCAAAG GTGAGGAAAACGCACACTGAGGTCACAGTCCCCACCACGAATGGTGACCAGCCCCAG cagcagcctgcagaaaaagaggaagagctgATAAGAATGAGGAAG aagAGATCAAAGAGGCTAGATGGTGAAAACATTTATATCAGGCATAGCAATTTAATGTTGGAG GATCTGGATAAGACCCAAGAAGAAATCAAGAAGCATCACGCCAACATCAGTGAACTGAAGAAGAATTTCATGGAGTCTGTCCCAGAACCTCGGCCCAGTGAATGGGACAAACGTTTGTCCACTCACTCTCCTTTCCGAACCCTCAACGTCAACGGGCAGATTCCCTCGGGCACGGATGGA